A section of the Pediococcus inopinatus genome encodes:
- a CDS encoding carboxylate--amine ligase: METSKTDFIPILLGSDFNAYGMARSFYKMTGKKVKAFAEMQLAPTRFTKIVDLELIPGFSEDPDFFEAMKKIAKRYENRPEKVILLGMGDGYAELISKHKEELSKTFICPYVDYDLLRKLNNKERFYKICDEFDLPYPKTKIITKAEYESPEPIEEPFDFPVALKPANSVEWLDIHFEGRKKAFRIQSRAEFDEIVGKIYDNGYTSDLILQDFVPGDDSNMRVLNAYVDQNHKVKMMCLGHPLLEDAAPSAIGNYVAILPEYNATIYKTIQDFLEKIEFTGYANFDLKYDSRDQTFKLFEINLRQGRSSFFVTLNGYNLAKWVVDDYVTEDLTNKPTVYANRDEKMHQLWLGVPIRVFKKYTRDNQDKQTALRLIKQKRYGMTAFYAKDMNLKRWTLLTWMNHNYAKNFDRYFEENKG; encoded by the coding sequence ATGGAGACGTCGAAAACTGATTTTATTCCCATTTTATTGGGAAGTGACTTTAATGCTTATGGGATGGCTCGTTCTTTTTATAAAATGACGGGTAAAAAGGTTAAAGCATTTGCGGAGATGCAATTAGCACCAACGCGTTTTACAAAAATTGTTGATTTAGAATTAATTCCGGGGTTCTCGGAAGATCCTGATTTTTTTGAAGCCATGAAGAAAATTGCCAAGCGTTATGAAAATCGACCCGAAAAAGTTATTTTACTTGGAATGGGCGATGGCTATGCAGAGCTTATTTCTAAACATAAAGAAGAACTTTCCAAAACTTTTATTTGTCCTTATGTCGACTATGACCTATTACGTAAGTTAAATAATAAAGAACGTTTTTATAAAATCTGTGATGAATTTGATTTGCCTTATCCCAAAACAAAGATTATTACAAAAGCGGAGTATGAAAGTCCAGAACCAATTGAAGAGCCTTTTGATTTTCCAGTCGCTTTAAAGCCTGCAAACAGTGTGGAGTGGTTAGATATCCATTTTGAAGGTCGCAAGAAGGCTTTTCGAATTCAGTCCAGAGCTGAGTTTGATGAAATTGTCGGTAAAATTTACGACAATGGCTATACATCTGATCTGATTTTGCAGGATTTTGTTCCAGGTGATGATAGTAATATGCGAGTATTGAATGCATATGTTGATCAAAATCATAAAGTAAAAATGATGTGTCTAGGACATCCGTTGCTTGAAGATGCAGCTCCTTCTGCCATTGGAAATTATGTGGCCATTTTACCTGAATATAACGCAACAATTTATAAAACGATCCAAGACTTTTTGGAAAAAATCGAATTTACCGGATATGCTAATTTTGATTTGAAATATGATTCACGTGATCAGACCTTTAAGCTGTTTGAGATTAATTTACGGCAAGGACGTAGCAGTTTCTTTGTGACATTAAATGGTTACAATTTGGCTAAATGGGTTGTAGATGATTATGTGACTGAGGATTTGACCAATAAACCAACAGTTTATGCTAATCGGGATGAAAAAATGCACCAGTTGTGGTTGGGTGTTCCCATTAGAGTATTTAAAAAATACACGCGTGATAATCAGGATAAGCAGACTGCATTACGCTTGATTAAACAAAAGCGTTATGGGATGACGGCCTTTTATGCAAAGGACATGAATCTAAAACGATGGACACTTTTAACGTGGATGAATCATAATTATGCGAAAAACTTCGATCGTTATTTTGAAGAAAATAAGGGATGA
- a CDS encoding UDP-N-acetylmuramoyl-L-alanyl-D-glutamate--2,6-diaminopimelate ligase, with protein sequence MALEIAEITTILKEHHLLKQIVNNVEGDHQKITGVKYDSRRAGANDLFFCKGNFKPAYLEYAQSQGATVYIAEQLYDNVPAMCGIIVSNVSKAMALIGAAYYGYPQNDLFIIAFTGTKGKTTSAYYAHNILKETTEDKTALFSTIDRIVGPKPEQQFKSDLTTPESLNLFHDMREAVDSGMHTLVMEVSSQAYLRNRVYGLHYDVGVFLNISPDHIGRNEHPTFENYLHCKLQLLVNSEVCVINAETDHFEEIYQAARATTDPEKIYLYKKSAAKLAEEVPIDFTFHNDRDDLQVDEIELKSHTKKAKTLQIDGRYVLSMPGGYNQSNATAALITVGVAGVTYEQAHDLLSQVKVPGRMESIQSKKHGVIYVDYAHNYASMNALLSFLRSQYPKGRLIVVVGSPGDKGISRRKGFGKALTDHADIAILTADDPGFEDPADIIEEIDSYVDHQKVQVEKVVDRYEAIKRAILLSHPEDVVILAAKGEDPYQKVKGVDTPWPTDTVVAKEVLKGLA encoded by the coding sequence ATGGCACTTGAGATTGCCGAAATCACCACAATTTTAAAAGAACATCATTTACTGAAACAGATAGTAAATAATGTGGAAGGCGATCATCAAAAAATAACGGGAGTTAAGTATGATTCTCGTCGCGCCGGCGCCAATGATTTGTTCTTCTGTAAAGGTAATTTTAAACCTGCTTATTTGGAATATGCTCAGTCTCAAGGGGCAACCGTCTATATTGCGGAACAACTCTATGATAATGTACCCGCAATGTGTGGAATTATTGTCAGTAATGTTTCCAAGGCAATGGCTCTAATTGGGGCCGCTTATTACGGGTACCCGCAAAACGATTTATTTATTATTGCTTTTACAGGAACAAAAGGGAAAACAACTTCGGCCTATTATGCGCATAATATTCTTAAAGAAACGACTGAAGACAAAACGGCCTTATTTTCAACAATTGATCGGATTGTTGGTCCAAAACCGGAACAACAATTCAAGTCTGATTTAACGACTCCTGAATCACTAAATCTGTTTCATGATATGCGCGAAGCTGTTGACAGCGGCATGCACACCCTTGTGATGGAGGTCTCATCGCAAGCTTATTTGCGAAACCGCGTTTATGGTCTTCACTATGATGTTGGGGTCTTTTTGAACATTTCCCCAGATCATATTGGACGTAATGAACATCCGACTTTTGAAAATTATTTGCATTGCAAACTACAATTGCTTGTAAATTCAGAGGTATGCGTAATTAATGCTGAAACTGATCATTTTGAAGAAATCTATCAAGCAGCACGGGCAACCACGGATCCAGAAAAAATCTATTTATACAAAAAATCAGCTGCTAAACTTGCGGAAGAAGTTCCGATTGATTTTACTTTTCATAATGACCGCGATGATTTACAAGTAGATGAAATCGAATTGAAGTCACATACCAAGAAAGCAAAGACACTACAAATTGATGGACGTTATGTGCTAAGCATGCCTGGCGGCTACAATCAAAGTAACGCCACTGCTGCATTGATTACCGTTGGTGTCGCAGGTGTGACTTATGAACAAGCTCATGATCTCTTATCACAGGTTAAGGTCCCGGGACGGATGGAATCAATTCAGTCCAAGAAGCACGGGGTGATCTATGTAGACTATGCGCATAATTACGCAAGTATGAACGCTTTGCTCAGCTTTTTACGAAGCCAATATCCGAAGGGACGATTGATTGTTGTGGTTGGTAGCCCTGGTGATAAGGGGATTTCAAGGCGCAAAGGGTTTGGTAAGGCATTGACTGACCACGCAGACATCGCAATATTAACGGCTGATGATCCTGGTTTTGAAGATCCTGCCGACATTATTGAAGAAATTGATAGTTATGTGGATCATCAAAAAGTGCAAGTTGAAAAAGTAGTGGATCGCTATGAGGCCATTAAACGAGCAATTTTACTTAGTCATCCAGAAGATGTTGTTATTTTGGCGGCCAAGGGAGAAGATCCTTATCAAAAAGTTAAGGGTGTTGATACCCCTTGGCCAACGGACACAGTGGTAGCAAAAGAAGTTTTGAAAGGACTGGCATAA
- a CDS encoding deoxynucleoside kinase yields the protein MVIITAGMIGVGKTTLTGKIAEHYGSKAFYEPVGDNPVLPLYYSDQKSYGFLLQIYFLNKRFAMIKKALSDDNNVLDRSIYEDALFTRENNKEGNITDTEFGVYTSLIDNMMNELNDLPKKAPDLMVYAETDFETILYRIKKRGRDYEQFDNNPDLEDYYRKMWLAYKDWYEEYDASPKIKIDLQKYDLENPKNVDAVLGQIDAALEKIRAPKSVEEAI from the coding sequence ATGGTGATAATTACAGCAGGAATGATAGGTGTTGGAAAGACAACATTAACTGGAAAGATTGCAGAACACTACGGATCAAAAGCATTTTATGAACCAGTGGGGGACAATCCCGTTTTACCACTTTATTATTCTGACCAAAAAAGTTACGGGTTTTTACTACAAATTTATTTCTTGAACAAGCGATTTGCGATGATCAAAAAGGCACTTTCCGATGATAATAATGTCTTGGATCGTTCAATTTATGAAGATGCTTTATTTACACGAGAAAATAATAAAGAGGGAAACATTACAGATACTGAATTTGGTGTCTATACAAGTCTCATTGATAATATGATGAATGAGCTAAATGACCTTCCAAAAAAAGCACCAGATTTGATGGTGTATGCCGAAACTGATTTCGAGACGATCTTATATCGTATAAAAAAACGAGGCCGCGATTATGAACAGTTTGATAATAATCCAGATCTCGAAGATTATTATCGCAAAATGTGGTTGGCTTATAAGGACTGGTATGAAGAGTATGATGCAAGCCCAAAAATTAAAATTGATTTACAAAAGTATGATCTAGAAAATCCCAAGAACGTTGATGCTGTCTTAGGGCAGATTGATGCAGCTTTAGAAAAAATTCGCGCGCCTAAGAGTGTTGAAGAAGCAATTTAG
- a CDS encoding heavy metal translocating P-type ATPase: protein MKHSTKFALVLGLGILALILEFIFHFPLAAQIIITAVGIVISFSMLLEMIKTLRAGKYGVDLLAITAIIATLAVGEYWASIVVLVMLTGGDSLEDYAAHKAGKELQTLLDNSPQTANVLMNEHLTVKPVDEVLVNDQVVVKPGEVVPVDGVILSGTSIFDESSLTGESKPANKSLGDDLMSGSVNGDGAVTMKVTKLAADSQYQTIVKLVKNSEAQPAHFVRLADRYAIPFTLVSYLIAGVAWFVSKDPVRFAEVLVVASPCPLILAAPIALVSGMSSANRNGIIIKNGTAIEKLATTKTIAFDKTGTLTKGILAIDKIKNLPPFSETEFLSLTASAEQQSSHILARSIVKASDPHSLMPVSHIKEVTGMGVTAQVDDHQIKIGRKKFVTDQNFDSPSQTAIFVAIDDQFAGYITFSDQIRPEAAVTISQLNKLGIQNTLMISGDQKATADAVGKQIGISKVYAECLPEDKITILKDQEDHLRPVTMVGDGVNDAPSLTVADVGIAMGARGSTAASESADIVILKDDLGRVARALSISKYTMRIAKQSVLIGIFICIGLMLIAATGIIPALLGALFQEVVDTVTILWALLAHRNSTQLKQIIAEQKNN from the coding sequence ATGAAACATTCCACCAAATTCGCATTAGTTTTAGGGCTAGGTATTTTAGCATTAATTTTAGAATTCATTTTTCATTTCCCCTTAGCGGCACAAATTATCATTACAGCCGTCGGAATTGTCATTTCTTTTTCAATGTTGTTAGAAATGATCAAAACTCTTCGTGCAGGTAAATATGGTGTAGATTTATTGGCCATTACAGCGATTATTGCTACTTTAGCGGTTGGTGAATATTGGGCAAGTATCGTGGTCCTGGTTATGCTAACTGGCGGAGATTCTCTGGAAGACTATGCCGCTCACAAGGCAGGTAAGGAATTACAAACCCTTCTAGATAATTCTCCACAAACAGCGAACGTTTTAATGAACGAACATTTAACCGTCAAACCGGTAGATGAAGTATTAGTGAATGATCAAGTCGTTGTTAAACCTGGTGAAGTCGTCCCAGTTGATGGTGTGATTTTATCAGGAACTTCCATTTTTGATGAATCTTCGCTTACCGGTGAATCTAAACCGGCCAATAAAAGTCTTGGGGACGACTTAATGTCGGGATCTGTAAATGGCGATGGGGCAGTGACAATGAAAGTCACAAAACTCGCAGCAGATAGCCAATATCAAACAATTGTCAAACTTGTCAAAAATTCAGAAGCACAACCAGCTCATTTTGTTCGTTTAGCTGATCGTTATGCAATTCCATTCACCCTTGTTTCTTATCTCATCGCGGGTGTTGCTTGGTTTGTTTCAAAAGATCCTGTTCGTTTTGCTGAGGTTTTGGTTGTGGCCTCACCTTGTCCCCTCATTTTAGCCGCACCGATTGCCCTTGTTTCTGGTATGAGTAGTGCTAACCGAAACGGGATTATTATAAAAAATGGTACAGCTATTGAAAAACTAGCCACAACTAAGACCATTGCGTTTGATAAAACAGGTACTTTAACAAAGGGTATTTTAGCAATTGACAAGATTAAGAATCTTCCCCCATTTTCAGAAACAGAATTTCTAAGCTTAACCGCTAGTGCTGAACAACAATCAAGCCATATTCTAGCTCGTTCAATCGTAAAGGCCAGTGATCCACACAGTTTAATGCCAGTCTCACATATTAAAGAGGTCACTGGAATGGGGGTCACGGCTCAAGTGGATGATCACCAGATAAAAATTGGTCGGAAAAAGTTTGTCACTGATCAGAATTTTGATTCACCAAGCCAGACTGCGATTTTTGTCGCAATTGACGATCAATTTGCTGGGTATATTACATTCTCCGACCAAATCAGACCTGAAGCTGCCGTCACAATTTCACAGCTAAACAAATTAGGAATTCAAAACACATTAATGATCAGTGGTGATCAAAAAGCTACCGCTGATGCTGTTGGTAAACAAATTGGAATTTCAAAAGTCTATGCCGAATGTCTGCCTGAAGATAAAATTACCATTTTAAAGGACCAAGAAGACCATTTGCGGCCTGTCACAATGGTTGGTGATGGTGTGAATGATGCGCCCTCTCTAACGGTAGCTGATGTCGGGATTGCCATGGGTGCTCGTGGTTCAACAGCTGCAAGTGAATCAGCAGACATTGTCATTTTGAAAGACGATTTGGGTCGGGTCGCGCGGGCCCTTAGCATTTCAAAATATACAATGAGAATTGCTAAACAATCCGTGTTGATTGGTATTTTCATTTGTATCGGGTTAATGTTGATTGCGGCGACCGGAATTATCCCAGCGCTCTTGGGTGCTCTTTTCCAAGAAGTTGTTGATACGGTAACCATTCTCTGGGCCCTGTTAGCTCACCGAAATAGTACTCAATTAAAACAAATCATTGCTGAACAAAAAAATAATTAA
- the asnB gene encoding asparagine synthase (glutamine-hydrolyzing) has protein sequence MCGFVGYLNQTDVDTDVIKSMADRIKHRGPDDEAYFQNEDASLGFRRLSIIDLAHGKQPMLNATKTKVLTFNGEIYNYQEIREELKALGYKFQTDVDSEVLIHGYDAWGPELLQKLRGMYAFVIYDMEKKEVFGARDHFGIKPLYYYDDGTSFLWGSEIKAFLDHPKFVKEFNERLLPIHLSFEFIPSKETMFKNVFKLLPGTYFLHKNGKTETHTYYKFNYDHIDNSQTVEGDAKQIRGIVKDSVKAHMIADVEVGSFLSSGIDSSYVLAEAAKLKPIQSFSLGFNDSKYSELSYSTEFAKEIHQQNTPLTMDGDDYFDILPTIMYYMDEPLSNPSAMQLYYLSKGTREHVKVALSGEGADEFFGGYNTYLEAFPFERYQKWVPQFVRTGLAKLVQNLPRFHGKRFLVRGAEPLSERYYRVNYVFDKHERDEILRDPSINVDSGEYTKHIFDEVKGKDEMTQMQYFDINTWLPFDILHKADRMSMANSLEVRTPLVDKEVAKFAATMPVNTRIHKDETKISLRTAAESELPERVAKKEKMGFPSPIASWIKEDKYRKRIETAFNSDVAKKFFKPEALMHILHEHINGKSSMQKIFTIYTFILWYEVFFPENTTATTSKLVHRTQV, from the coding sequence ATGTGTGGATTTGTGGGGTACTTAAATCAAACTGACGTCGACACTGACGTGATCAAATCAATGGCAGATCGGATCAAGCATCGTGGACCTGATGACGAAGCCTATTTTCAAAATGAAGATGCATCATTAGGGTTCAGACGTTTGTCAATTATTGATTTAGCACATGGAAAACAACCAATGCTAAATGCAACTAAGACGAAAGTTTTGACTTTTAATGGTGAAATCTATAATTATCAAGAAATTCGTGAAGAATTAAAAGCACTTGGCTACAAATTCCAGACCGATGTGGATTCTGAAGTGTTGATTCATGGATATGATGCTTGGGGACCTGAATTATTGCAGAAGCTACGAGGAATGTATGCTTTTGTTATTTATGACATGGAGAAAAAAGAAGTCTTTGGGGCACGTGACCATTTCGGAATCAAGCCACTTTATTATTATGATGACGGGACTTCTTTCCTTTGGGGATCAGAAATTAAAGCCTTTTTGGATCATCCAAAGTTTGTAAAAGAGTTTAACGAACGTCTGTTACCAATTCATCTGAGTTTTGAATTTATTCCTTCAAAAGAAACGATGTTTAAAAACGTGTTTAAGCTTTTACCAGGAACATACTTTTTGCATAAAAATGGTAAAACAGAAACTCATACTTACTACAAGTTTAATTATGACCACATTGATAATTCACAAACCGTCGAAGGGGACGCTAAACAAATTCGCGGAATTGTGAAAGATTCAGTAAAAGCTCATATGATTGCCGATGTTGAAGTGGGAAGCTTTTTATCAAGCGGGATCGATTCCAGCTATGTGTTAGCAGAGGCTGCAAAGCTTAAGCCAATTCAATCTTTCTCGTTAGGATTTAACGATTCTAAATATAGTGAACTAAGTTATTCAACTGAGTTTGCTAAAGAGATTCATCAACAAAACACGCCCTTAACTATGGATGGCGATGATTATTTTGATATTTTGCCAACTATCATGTATTACATGGACGAACCACTTTCTAATCCTTCTGCTATGCAGTTGTATTACCTTTCAAAAGGAACTAGGGAGCATGTGAAGGTGGCGTTATCTGGCGAAGGGGCTGATGAATTTTTCGGGGGCTATAATACCTATTTAGAGGCCTTTCCATTTGAGAGATATCAAAAATGGGTTCCTCAGTTTGTTCGCACGGGGTTAGCAAAATTAGTTCAAAATCTTCCTCGTTTTCACGGTAAACGGTTCTTAGTGCGTGGTGCCGAGCCGTTAAGTGAACGCTATTACCGAGTTAATTATGTGTTTGATAAGCATGAACGCGATGAAATTTTGCGTGATCCAAGCATTAACGTGGATTCTGGAGAGTATACGAAACATATTTTTGATGAAGTTAAAGGCAAAGATGAAATGACCCAAATGCAATACTTCGATATTAATACTTGGTTGCCGTTTGATATCTTGCATAAAGCCGATCGTATGAGTATGGCGAACTCTTTAGAAGTCCGGACTCCATTAGTAGACAAAGAAGTGGCGAAGTTTGCGGCTACGATGCCAGTTAATACCCGAATTCATAAGGATGAAACTAAAATTTCATTGAGAACGGCAGCTGAAAGTGAATTGCCTGAACGAGTCGCTAAAAAAGAAAAGATGGGCTTTCCATCTCCAATTGCCAGTTGGATTAAAGAAGATAAATATCGTAAACGGATCGAAACAGCTTTTAATTCTGATGTAGCCAAGAAATTCTTTAAGCCGGAAGCATTGATGCATATTTTGCATGAACATATTAATGGCAAATCCAGTATGCAAAAGATTTTCACGATTTATACGTTTATTTTGTGGTATGAAGTCTTTTTCCCAGAAAATACAACTGCTACAACAAGTAAGCTAGTTCATCGCACCCAGGTTTAA
- a CDS encoding MFS transporter has protein sequence MSEISKKLESVLKNLKNKFVLLTNMLVNMGIGLIMPITTLYIHGTLNKSLVTAGYVLFCFSGAMMVGNLIGGKLFDSWKQLPLMYICGSGIVLALLLVGIFPQWPIYPVLITLYGLFLGGLNSSINGYIAFLQVFDPNIFNNGYWFASLGMGFATFLSGILFGINIRVVFFSSAILFLLTTLIIRLTFHPIKKHEKTESVTDIKPKTDHSFLNVILICLVMIIIWICYEQWNSNVSVLMVAKHISIPKYSMLFTISTIEVILIQPFMNRFFKPSFKSEKKRIILGLLAFACSYLFIVNAESYWRFVAGITMVTLGEMLALIAIPAVLNRYAEDHNRGTIQSLGSFAGSMGRALGPLLGGYFITGFGYNWTFLAMFIIHILPVIPVFSLKLNKQNK, from the coding sequence ATGAGCGAAATAAGTAAAAAATTAGAAAGTGTGTTGAAAAATTTGAAAAATAAATTCGTTCTTCTTACAAATATGCTTGTCAACATGGGCATTGGCCTTATCATGCCAATCACAACGCTTTATATCCATGGTACCTTAAATAAAAGTTTAGTTACGGCGGGTTACGTCTTGTTTTGTTTTTCTGGTGCCATGATGGTCGGTAATTTAATCGGTGGAAAACTATTTGATAGTTGGAAACAATTACCACTCATGTATATCTGTGGCTCAGGAATTGTTTTGGCTCTCCTATTGGTTGGTATTTTTCCGCAATGGCCTATCTATCCTGTTTTGATCACGTTATATGGGCTCTTTTTAGGTGGCCTAAATTCGTCAATTAATGGTTATATTGCCTTTTTACAAGTTTTTGATCCAAATATTTTTAATAACGGTTACTGGTTCGCTAGTTTAGGGATGGGATTTGCAACTTTCTTATCTGGTATTCTTTTTGGAATTAATATCCGCGTCGTTTTTTTCAGCTCTGCCATTCTTTTTCTACTAACTACACTAATCATCCGACTTACCTTTCATCCTATAAAAAAACATGAGAAAACTGAATCAGTAACAGATATTAAACCCAAAACTGATCATTCTTTTCTAAATGTGATCCTCATTTGTCTAGTTATGATTATTATCTGGATTTGTTACGAACAATGGAACAGTAATGTTTCAGTCTTAATGGTGGCAAAACACATTTCCATTCCTAAATACAGCATGCTCTTCACAATCAGCACAATTGAAGTTATTTTAATACAGCCCTTTATGAATCGTTTCTTTAAGCCAAGTTTTAAATCTGAAAAAAAGCGGATAATTCTAGGCCTCTTAGCTTTTGCCTGTTCTTACTTATTCATCGTCAACGCTGAAAGTTATTGGCGCTTTGTGGCAGGCATCACCATGGTCACGTTGGGTGAAATGCTGGCATTAATCGCCATCCCAGCCGTTTTAAACCGTTATGCAGAAGATCATAATCGTGGCACCATCCAATCACTAGGTAGTTTTGCTGGTTCTATGGGTCGTGCCTTAGGACCACTTTTGGGTGGCTACTTTATTACCGGATTTGGCTATAACTGGACATTTTTAGCCATGTTTATCATTCATATTTTACCGGTTATCCCAGTATTTTCTCTAAAGCTCAACAAACAAAATAAATAA
- a CDS encoding ISL3 family transposase, producing the protein MNPIDNNIKFSLSIKDPNVIFFSYKHQFIKSKPAKVYVANVKATYTRCPQCGFENFSHNGHYVSRVSYPSANASEPVYLELHKERLICKNCGNSVMATTDLVNKYCNISKATRQKIFMHLQDDRTQTSIALDNSVSPSTVCRYLDNYDDLFRRNYHSLPEHLSMDEFRGVGGDFHFLCINGDGDHEIQQILPDRFKQTIIDYFNKFDSTARKQVKTVSLDLNSYYQDIARLVFPNAKIIVDRFHIVAMMTRSFNQSRVQIMKEYKKQSKEYRMLKFSWKLYLKHFDELEIKKTFFDRHLRKQVTQLERVQLGLDVDERLLNTYNAMQGIMICLKNHDKDGLVQYLYNNDKLSSQMKDVLTTFKKNLEIVLNASESKYSNGPIEGINRMIKQIQRTAFGFRNYHHLVSRVKLQQMRTKPNKKTLLEVA; encoded by the coding sequence ATGAACCCTATAGATAATAATATAAAATTTTCACTCAGTATTAAAGACCCAAATGTTATTTTTTTCAGTTATAAGCATCAATTCATAAAATCAAAACCTGCTAAAGTCTATGTTGCCAATGTAAAAGCCACTTATACAAGGTGTCCTCAATGTGGTTTTGAAAACTTTAGTCATAACGGACACTATGTGTCACGCGTTTCATATCCGTCGGCCAACGCTAGTGAGCCCGTCTATCTTGAACTTCATAAAGAACGATTAATCTGTAAAAATTGTGGAAACTCGGTAATGGCAACAACAGACCTCGTCAATAAGTATTGTAATATTTCCAAAGCTACCAGACAAAAAATATTCATGCATCTTCAGGATGATCGTACTCAGACTAGTATTGCTTTAGACAATAGTGTTTCTCCCAGTACCGTTTGTCGCTATTTAGACAACTATGATGATCTATTTCGGAGAAATTATCATTCTTTACCTGAGCACTTATCTATGGATGAATTTCGTGGTGTTGGCGGCGATTTCCACTTTCTTTGTATTAACGGTGATGGTGATCATGAAATTCAACAGATCCTACCGGATCGCTTTAAACAAACTATTATTGATTACTTTAATAAGTTTGACAGCACCGCTAGAAAGCAAGTAAAGACAGTTTCTCTGGACCTTAATAGTTACTATCAAGATATCGCCAGATTGGTATTTCCAAATGCCAAAATAATTGTCGATCGTTTTCATATTGTTGCGATGATGACTAGATCTTTTAACCAAAGTCGCGTTCAAATTATGAAAGAATACAAGAAACAATCCAAGGAATATCGGATGCTTAAATTCTCCTGGAAACTTTATTTAAAACACTTCGATGAGCTTGAGATTAAAAAAACATTTTTCGATCGACACCTTAGGAAACAAGTAACTCAACTCGAAAGAGTTCAGTTAGGTCTAGATGTTGATGAAAGACTGTTAAATACTTATAACGCCATGCAAGGCATTATGATATGTCTTAAAAATCACGACAAAGATGGTCTTGTTCAATATTTATATAACAACGATAAGCTTAGCTCGCAAATGAAAGATGTTTTAACCACATTTAAAAAGAATCTTGAAATAGTCCTCAATGCCAGTGAATCAAAGTATTCTAATGGTCCAATTGAAGGGATCAATAGAATGATTAAGCAAATTCAAAGAACTGCCTTCGGTTTCCGAAATTATCACCACTTAGTTTCAAGAGTTAAATTACAACAAATGAGAACCAAACCAAACAAAAAGACACTGTTAGAAGTTGCATAA
- a CDS encoding aspartate/glutamate racemase family protein, whose protein sequence is MKDFFTIIGGMGTPATESYLRLLNKRTPAHRDQDYFNYILVNHATVPDRSTYLMDHSQPSPLPDLLEDIQQQTLLKPSFFVIACNTAHYFYDDLQAATKVPIVHMPRETVNDIKKNYPNAKRIGVIGTKGTTTDGIYDRELERQNLKVVKPTEEIQRLTTQLIFDDIKNQNKVDGELFHTIIKKMVEEQDAEVVILGCTELSYAQELAPETTFPIADSQSILVDKSIEMADKLRK, encoded by the coding sequence ATGAAAGACTTTTTTACGATTATTGGTGGAATGGGGACTCCAGCAACCGAGAGTTATTTACGTTTATTAAATAAACGGACTCCAGCTCATCGAGATCAAGATTATTTTAATTATATTTTAGTAAATCACGCAACAGTTCCAGATCGATCAACTTATCTGATGGATCATTCACAACCAAGCCCGTTGCCTGATTTACTGGAAGATATTCAACAGCAAACTTTGTTGAAACCAAGCTTTTTTGTAATTGCTTGTAACACGGCTCATTATTTTTATGATGATTTACAAGCAGCTACGAAAGTGCCGATTGTGCATATGCCCCGAGAAACAGTTAATGATATCAAAAAGAACTATCCCAATGCTAAACGGATAGGGGTCATCGGAACTAAGGGAACAACCACAGATGGCATTTATGATCGTGAATTGGAACGACAAAATTTAAAAGTTGTTAAGCCAACTGAAGAAATTCAACGATTAACAACTCAATTAATCTTTGACGACATAAAAAATCAAAACAAGGTTGATGGGGAGCTTTTCCATACGATCATTAAAAAGATGGTTGAAGAACAAGATGCCGAAGTTGTTATTTTGGGGTGTACAGAACTGTCTTATGCGCAAGAGTTGGCACCTGAAACAACTTTTCCAATTGCTGATTCGCAATCTATTTTGGTTGATAAATCAATTGAAATGGCCGATAAATTACGAAAATAG